A window of Gallaecimonas kandeliae genomic DNA:
ATCAGCAGCGTCGGTGCCGCCCGTGCCAAGTTCGGTGCCAACATCAACCGCCTGGACCACACCATCAACAACCTGGCCACCATCAGCCAGAACACCGAAGCCGCCAAGGGCCGCATCATGGATGCCGACTTCGCCAAAGAAACCTCCAACATGACCAAGCAACAGCTGCTGATGCAGACCGGCATGTCCGTGCTCAGCAACGCCAACCAGATGTCTGGCCTGGTCACCTCCCTGCTGCGCTAAGCAGTTTTGGGCCCCCGCCTGGCGGGGGCTTTTTTGGTTCTGGAATAGGATGCGAAGATGGCAACCATCGACAACAGCTTTGACGTAAGAAGCCTGGCCTCCCAGTACGTAGCTGCGGACAGGGCGCCCATGGATCAGTACTTTTCCACGCAGCAGACCTATTACCAGAGCCGGCTCAAGGCCTTCAACGCCATTTCCAGCCAGATCAGCAGCTTCCAGGACGTCCTGGCCAAGCTCAAGACCAGCGACAGCTTCGAGGCCTTCGGGGTCACGGCGTCCGACGACAGCCATGTCAGCGTCACCGCCAGCACCAGCGCCACCCCCGGCCAGTACCAGTTCCATGTGCAGCAGCTGGCGGCCGCCGACCAGTACGCCCTGGATTTCGCCTCCGACACCGATCCGGCTCCCACCAGCGGCATCCTGACCCTGGGCGTCGGCAGCAACAGCTTCAGCATCGACATGAGCACGCTGCCGGCCGGCGCCACCATCAGCGACCTGCGTGACGCCATCAACAACGCCGCCGACAACAGCGGCGTCAAGGCGACCCTGGTGCGCACCGGCGGCGCCGTCAAGTTCCTGCTCACTGCCGAGCAGACAGGGGCCGCCAATACCTTGTCGATCAGCACCAACGGCGACCCGGCCATGGCCAGCCTCGACAGCGCCATCGCCGCCAAGACCCAGTTGAGCACAGCCCAGGACGCCATAGTGCAGATGGGGGCCAACCAGTCCCTGACCATCAACTCGGCTTCCAACACCCTGAACAACGTCATCGACGGCCTGACCATCAACCTGACCCAGGTCCACGCCAACGCCACCGACACCACCACCATCACCGTCGGCCGCGACACCGACGCCACCAAGAAGCAGCTGCAGGACTTTGTCGACGGCTACAACGCCCTCATCGACCAGCTCAAGAAATACAGCACCGCCGACGGCGACCAGATCCCGGTGCTGGCCGGTGACGGCACGGCCCGCATGCTCCAGAGCCAGATGCGCGGTCTCTTCAACGGCCTCAACCTGGGCCAGATGGGCCTGAAGACCGACCAGTACGGCAAGTTCAGCCTGGACGACAGCAAGCTCGACGACTACCTGGCGGCCAACCCCGACGGCCTCAACCAGGTGCTGGGCGGCACCAATGGCATGATGGCCCAGCTCAACACTGTGCTGGACCGTTACGTCAAGGACGACACTTCTGTGCTCAAGGCCAGCGCCAAGAGCGCCCAGGCCAACCTGGACCGCCTGAGCGACCGCATGGACCAGTTCGACCAGCGCATGGAAGGCCTCTACAACCGTTACGTCAGCCAGTTCACCCAGATGCAGACCCTGGTCTCGCAGATGCAGCAGACCTCCAGCCTGTTCTGAAAAATCTAAGGAGTTGCCATGTTTGAGGAATCCGGTCTCGACGCCTACCAGCACACCCAGCTGGAAGCCCGCGCCGCCGCCGCCGATCCGCACCACCTGGTGCTGATGCTCATCGAGGGCTTCCTCGACGAGCTTTCCCGGGTGGAAGGCCATATCCAGGCCAAGCAGTTCGAGCGCAAGGGCCGCGCCGTCACCAAGTGCCTGGACATCCTCTCTGGCCTGGACACCGCCCTGGACAGGGAGAAGGGCGGCGCCGTCGCCGATGATCTGC
This region includes:
- the fliD gene encoding flagellar filament capping protein FliD — its product is MATIDNSFDVRSLASQYVAADRAPMDQYFSTQQTYYQSRLKAFNAISSQISSFQDVLAKLKTSDSFEAFGVTASDDSHVSVTASTSATPGQYQFHVQQLAAADQYALDFASDTDPAPTSGILTLGVGSNSFSIDMSTLPAGATISDLRDAINNAADNSGVKATLVRTGGAVKFLLTAEQTGAANTLSISTNGDPAMASLDSAIAAKTQLSTAQDAIVQMGANQSLTINSASNTLNNVIDGLTINLTQVHANATDTTTITVGRDTDATKKQLQDFVDGYNALIDQLKKYSTADGDQIPVLAGDGTARMLQSQMRGLFNGLNLGQMGLKTDQYGKFSLDDSKLDDYLAANPDGLNQVLGGTNGMMAQLNTVLDRYVKDDTSVLKASAKSAQANLDRLSDRMDQFDQRMEGLYNRYVSQFTQMQTLVSQMQQTSSLF
- the fliS gene encoding flagellar export chaperone FliS; translation: MFEESGLDAYQHTQLEARAAAADPHHLVLMLIEGFLDELSRVEGHIQAKQFERKGRAVTKCLDILSGLDTALDREKGGAVADDLHRLYDYCGRQLFEVSLNNDTSGLAIVRQVMTDLKDGWQALAAA